CTCTCACAGGGTTTGTTAAGAATCTCGGACACGACAGAACATCGATTGATGGTTATCTGGTTGTTAACTTTAAAAGCTTTGGGAAACATGTTCTCTTGTTTTGAGTGATTCTTGGCCCTACAAAGGACGATAGTAACACTTGCCAATGGCCATAGAACTTGAGTTCATTTAACAATGGTAGGATATGTCAGACAGAGACACAATGTGGTACAAGCTGAGGCTGTAGATTTAGGCGTTTAACTCCCTGTGTGAAAATGCTTGGCTCACTTGTACCCACCTAGTCCTATTTGTTTTGCCTGTCttgcgcgtacacacacacacacacaggcatgcacgcccgcacacacacactctgcaaatGCACCAAGTCAGCAAAGAAGAGAGAGTACTTCTGTTTTGTCACATAATGCAGTATGACAATTAAACTTCTAAGTACAGTGACAGCATCATGATGACTGTCTGAGTAGGACCACAAATGCTGCGTCTTTGTTGAGGGCCACATGACATTGATTAAGCCTACATATGATTTGTTAGCTATTTTAGGTGCAGGGGTGCTTGATCGTGTAATTACCAAACACAAATGGATGAAATTAGCTGTTTTTTTCTGACTTGACAAGCTGTCATGTTAGAGGGGGTACTTCGCATGATCAGCACTAACTGATATTTCCCTTCATGCCAGTGACTTGAAATGAATAGAGACTTTTCATGATGTTGTCCCGATTCAGaagagggtggggtggggggaaAGAAGTTTACAGGTCATGTATATTTGAATATTGAACCCTTTGATGCGCTGATGAGACATCGGTGACCGCCTACAGCCGTATCCTTTTCTTGGTGGACTGATTGTCTTGAGTGTCTCTtatatctctttctgtctctctcgctctctccctcccccttctctccctcccagctgTGAGCCCACATTGTGGCCGGCGGGCATGGTTTTGGAGGGTAGCTCGGAGGCCCTGTGTCCCCCGCCCTCACTGGAGCTGCGCCCGTCCTGCAACAAGAGCCAGCCCTCGCCTCCCCTGGGCTCATGCTCCACGCCCCACGACGGACTCTTCCCCGGGGACAAGGAGCCCGTCAAATACGGGGAGCTCATCGTCTTAGGGTGGGTTTACCTGTCCGTCTGGTGTGTGAGGTGGAGAGGTACGGGGTgggttggtgggtgtttctgtgcgTGTTTGCTTATGTGTCTTCAACAGTGGTTAAGATGTACAACAGTTGCCCATACCATTCATCTCCTCCCAGACTGTGTTATAAACACCATGCCTTGAAGAACCGTTATTTATATGGACTTATAAGTCTCAGTGGTTGTGTGTACACTCTTAAGCAGTCCATGTCAGTTAGAAGAAACCCCCCTTCCTACCTTCTTTGCAAAGCCAAAAAGACTAGCCCTTGCAGCTCCTAGACACACACAGTATCCATCTTTCTTTCCGTTTCAGTGGCTCATAAAAAAAGAGCTCATTTGACTCCCTTCAATGATGCCATTGTAAGAGTCTTGGGGCAGAATAGGCAAATTACACCGTCaactgccgagagagagagagagagagggagagagggagaattgtAGACTCATAGAGACACATATCTTACTCACTGCTTACACCATTGATTCATACAGTGATGGTACACAATAATTGTGGATTATGAGTAAGGCTGAATGTTCTATGGATTTTATTAAGAGGGAGTGTAATGCCAGCTGCAGACATTTTATGACCCCTATCCAATCATGACATGGGCAGGTAATAGAACATAGGCAGACTAACCCATAGAGGGAATATTCCCCTCAGAACCCAATGAATCTTTATGGATTGAGATTCAAGCTATTTGGTCCAGTTTTAAAGGAATACTTTACCCCAAAGTGTGTCACATGTTCACATCTCATAGGTAGTCTAAAGTTGTAGTCTAATTTGTTGTGTAGATCCAACTATATGTATTAGGATAATACATGCAAGCCCCAATCCCAACTGAATGGGAAAGATAGGCTGCCAACTAAtacaaatgtacagtatatttggtTGTATATTGAAGAAGTGTTTTATATTATGACCCATACTGTACTCAGGCACAATGGTTCCTTGGCCAATGGGGATAAGGGGCGAAGGAGAAGTCGCCTGGCCCTCTACAAGAGACCCAAAGCCAACGGGGTCAAACCTGATGTCATCCACAATGTCTCGACCCCTCTGGTGTCAAAGGTGAGAGGGGACTGTCTAAATCACATTAGATTTAGACAGTATTAAACACTATTTAATAACTCAATAAATGTTTACTCATTAACTCTAAAAATATTCTGAATGCAGGAATGAATAGTACACAATGAATGTACGACTCTGTTTATATAAACGCTTACCACATATGGTACTAATACATTTCCAAGCAGGCAAAACTTTTGGGATGCCCTTTCCTGAGTAGCTGGCTATATGACCTGGttcctgtatatgtgtgtgttctgcATCGACAGGCCCTCAGCAACAAAAGCCAGCACAGCATCTCCTACACCCTGTCCAGGAGTCACTCGGTCATTGTAGAGTACACTCATGACACCAACACAGACATGTTTCAGGTGAGTCATCTTTTATATTACCTACACATAACATGCCAAGTCAGCCAGAGCCCCAACACTTCAGCACAACAATGACCTAGAAACTGACAACAGAGTGTGTGCATCCAAAATGACATTTCCTatttagtgctctacttttgaccaggggcccaTAGGGGTCAACATCTgtgcattacatagggaataagggTACCGTTTGGGGGCGCACACCATCAGaataggagcgaggagagggtttATTTCCTGTGCGTTAGATAGCagactccccctctcctctcctttcggACAGCGACAGACTGCTCTAGCTGTCTATCTCTCATCCCAGTGATGAATGAAGGAGTCCAAACTCCTGCGGGCAGAATGGATCTGAGGTGCTGCAGGCTCCAGGGCTGCGGTCCCATCTGTTCatctgtctgctctctctctctctctccaaccaggGGCTGTGATGAGGCTGCCATTTTATCTCCTGGCAGCCTGGGAGGAAACAAAACTTGTTTACTGGTATGTTGTGGGCATTTGTCCACAACACACCAGATGATATCCTGACTTCAGTGGGATTGAGTttttctacctccctcctccccaaaGACATGTTTCCACTCATAAacactattctattctactctactctattctattctactttaTTCTTTAATTCTATTAACCATGAATCTCCCTCTATCTCCTATGTCCTACCTCGCCCTACAGATCGGGCGTTCTACAGAGAGCATGATTGACTTTGTGGTGACGGACACAGCGGGCAGCAGCAccagtggtggtggcggtgggtGGCAGGTCCAGGGGGCGGCAGGCGAGGGGGTCGGAGGAGGGGGGCAGTCAGCCCAGAGCACAATCTCCCGCTACGCGTGCCGTATCATGTGCGAACGCAGCGCCCCGTACACGGCCCGCATCTACGCCGCCGGCTTCGACTCCTCCAAAAACATCTTCCTGGGGGTGAGTCGTGGTGATGGCCACAGCGTGAGTGACAGCATGGGCGACATCACACCCCGACCATGTCATCGCGGTGATGAGCGTCACCATGTGTGAGATACTGTGGAGATTGATTGAAGTCCGGGAGGAAATGGCGGTGTGGTGTGTAGGAGTTGTTAGTGGATGTGTGAATGTTTGTCATGTGGTCTGCTTCTTGAGCAATATTTATTCGAGGTGTATATTCATACACAAATTACCCGTCTGTACTGGACAAACAAATTAGCAATCTCTTGTCCCCCTCctatgcacacgcacgcacgcacgcacgcacgcacgcacgcacgcacgcacacacacacacacacacacacacacacacacacacacacacacacacacacacacacacacacacacattccactgGTGCGTCTTCTTCGTCTTAGGGCTATTGCCTCTCATTGGCTGGTTGGCCCAGCGCCTAACCACAAAAACAGCCCTGGCCGCACTTTGTTTAGAGATAAGACTATCAATGGTAAATATCAATAGACACACGTCCGGGACGGCCAGGCCGCATTTGCTTTCAGGCTCTGAGGGCCACAGCTTTTTTTAATGGATTGGATTTATGACAGCATTGTTGGATTCTATACACACACATTTGCACAAGCTGCAGAGAAATGGGAATTATGGGAATCAAGGAGCCGTGATTAAATTGATATGTgtgcagtggtgggaaaagtactcaattgtcatacttgagtaaaagtaaagattccttaatagaaaatgactcaagtaaaagtgaaagtcaaccagtaaaatactacttgagtaaaagtatgaaagtatctggttttaaatgtacttaagtacagtgatggaaaaagtactcaattgtcatactagagtaaaagtaaatgctagacttcaaattccttatgttaagtaaaccagacggcacaattgtcTTAATTTACGgagagccaggggcacactccaacactcagacatcatttacaattgcagtatttgtgtttagtgagtccgtcagatcataggcagtagggatgacaacgcGTTATATTGATagatgtgtgaattggacaatatTGCTGTCCTTCCTGAGCATTTGAAATGTAACAAGCACTTTTGAGTGTCGAGAAAATGTATGGGAATAAAAAGGTACATatcttctttaggaatgtagtggagtaaaaagttgtcaaaaatataaatagtacagatacacacatacagtatgtcgtTTATTGGGTTATGTGAGTGACGTGTgcgtttgtcacgccctggccttagtattctttgtttttctttattattttagttaggtcagggtgtgacatgggtatttatgtgggttttgtagtgtccagggtgtttgtaaggtttagggggtttatttagagtagttgggtttatgtttagtatagttgtctagcagtgtctatgttgtgtgtagttgtctaggaaagtctatggttgcctgaatgggttcccaattagagacagctggtttctgttgtctctgattgggagccatatttaaggtaaccataggctttagtttgttgtgggtaattgtctatggtgaacgtttgtagcatgtgtgtgtgcactacgtttatagcttcactgttgttttgttagtgtgtaagtgttttgtttcgttttgccttcttctataataaaagaagatggcttatttcccacatgctgcgttttggtccgtctctcctccacacgatcgtgacagcgttagagctgggaattgccagcgacctcacgatacaatattatcacgatacAATATTATAACGATACAACATTATCACGATaccatattatcacgatacttcggcgccgatacgatatgtattgtgatGCTCACGATTCTCACAattctgtatgtactgtattatgactcaatactgtgattttattgcgatttgatgtcCCAGACATATTTCTCACCATACGGTGTGTCTGCTGTAgggggacaagagagagccataagaaaatgagtgttgatcagtcatggaaataaaagtgctgaaaacaaaacaaattatAAAGAAGAtgaagaacaagctatgaaggaaaaatactggattTTTGGTGCCGCTACAGCCAACTagtgcaaaaataatattgcgatattgtcaaaatAAATATCCCGACATGTAACTGTATCAATTTTCTCCCCCCGTCAAACTCTTCTGTCTTTATCTGTGTGCAAGTATGTGCACAtacgcatgtgtttgtgtgtgtgtgtgtgtgcttgcccgCATGTGTGCATGGGAGTGTGAGTGTTTGCTGAAAACCACTCCAATCAGCAAACACAACAATACACTGCATTAAAATTACAGTGCAGTGGTCCAGTGCAGTGAAGTAGAGGGGGGTTGCTTGTGTTTGATCCATTCTGGCAGAGGCACACAGTTCCCCCCTTCTCCCTGTCTTCCCCCATCCCCCCTCGCCCATACAGGGAATGAGTTATCGAAGGGGTTCTGCGAGATGAACATGGAGTgtaaatggagaaagagagagagttggcaagggagagatggggaggccatttgggggggggggggggggggggaagggagagcgagagggagggagggagggagggagaggggccaTTGTCATTGTGGAAGACATTGGAGGCAGGAGTCCAGCTGTACTCATCTGGGAGTCGGCCCTAGGGTCAGAGTCAGACACACTGTACTGCCACACCGCCAGTCTGCCACTGACCTCCACTAGCATTTGATTATGAGGGGCAGGAATGGCGGCCATATTGGATTAGATTAAGGAAGGTGGTAATGTTTTTGAAACGATTGACTGGTCAATGTGCGTCGTGTGCCAACAGTGACCAAGGGCAATGACAGGATAGTTCATATACCATACACAGTTATGATATACTTACATATGCTTTAGTGAATATCACACAAGAAATAAGAGTTTATTCTGAAAATGGTTTTGTTGACTACAGATAGACAACAAAATGATGGCATCGATGACAATTATAGCATGACATCACATGCAACCTTGTGACACTACAAAGACAAACAAATAGGACAGTGTGTCCACGTTGTGACATCGTCATGAGATAACATCCGGATGACTAACCTAACCCCACCACAGAGACTTGTATAATTCATCTTAGCATCATAGCATGTGGCCGGTGCGCGGCTATGCAAAGAATACAGGGGAGAAACCTCAGAGCCCTCAATAGCTTAAGAGCTGCTAGCTGCTGTCAATGAAGCGAAGGCTGAATAACCTCCGCACggctccctcctctataactggcacacacacaatgtccTTGGCAGATAGCGGAGTCAGGCAGGCAGCTCGGCCCACTGCTActgtggaggtggagagggagagagggatggagagagagtgggatggatggagagatagagagcgagagagagagagggggatggagaaagagagtttATTCAAAATATTAGGACATAAATGTTCTGAAAGGCTTATACAATAACACTGGTTGAATGGCTTGTAGTCATGCCTGCTTTGAAATGTATGCCCGCTGACAGAAGATATCATAACACTGCCACTGCAGGAACTGAATGCCCTGCAATGtttatgtgtgcgtgtgcatcgTTGTGTGTTAGTCAGTGTAGTAGTCCTACTCTGGTCTAAATATAGCAGTGCAGAAAAGCAATGTTAGctgtttattttctctctctctctttaactctctttctgcctcttcctccccttctacccccttctctcttcttATCTTTCTCTGCTTTTATCCATCACTATCCCTCACcttggctctctgtctgtctgtttgtgtgcggGTCTCTCAGGAGCGGGCTGCCAAATGGCGAACGTCAGACGGCTTGATGGACGGCCTGACCACCAATGGCGTGTTGGTGATGCACCCGGCGGGAGATTTTGTGTCGGAGCCGGCGCCAGGCGTGTGGCGGGAGATCTCGGTGTGCGGGAACGTCTTCGCCCTGCGGGAGACGCGCTCGGCCCAACAGAGGGGAAAATTGGTGAGGGGGAGGTCGTCATCAGTGGCAAGCCACGGGGGGGAATGGGAAATAAAGCCTCAAACCTGTCtggttatcaggactactgttaTGTCTGGACTTATCTGAAGGACACTGAGATTACACTATCCAACTATGAATGATAATTGATTATATTTTATGAGTAAAATAATTGATCAAGGAAACATTATCTCATTATCAAGGCGATcacatgtgtgtgtacagtatatgtgtatatatattttctacattgtagaattaaagtgaagacatcaaaagtatgaaatgacacatatgaaatcatgtaataaccaaaaaaaagtgttaagcaaatcaaaatatattttatatttgagattcttcaaagtagccaccctttgccttgatgacagctttgcacactcttggcattctctcaaccagcttcctgaggtagtcacctggaatgcatttcaattaacagtgtgtgtttgtctgtctgtcgggTTAAATCAAGGACTCCACAGTCAGGCTAAACATCTGATGAGCTTTAGTGTTTCCCAACTATGAGTTATGAATGATGTTTTGTGAATCAATCATTAAAGTTTGATTCGATTCTTGATGGTATGCGACAGCGTAGGATGATCACAGTGCCATAAAGTGGTCGTAGGATAGGGaaacagaagaaaaaaacaaGTCAAATGCACAGAAAAAGGAAACAATGTAGGCAAATAGTTATGCTTTGACAGCTACAGTTTTGTCTGTATCTGTTTACGAATCCTCCCCTTAATCCTGCTCCCCACCCCGTTTCTCTCCAGGTGGAGAATGAATCCAACACCCTGCAGGACGGCTCTCTGATTGACCTGTGCGGCGCCACCCTCCTGTGGCGTACCCCGACGGGCCTGCGCCGCACCCCCACCCTCAAGCAGCTGGAGTCCCTCCGCCAGGAGCTGAATGCCGCCCGGCCCCAGTGCCCCGTGGGTTTCAACACCCTGGCCTTCCCCAGCCTGGCCCGGCGAGAGATTGTTGACAAGAAGCAGCCCTGGGTCTATGTCAACTGTGGTCACGTGCACGGCTACCACAACTGGGGCTACCGGAAAGACAAGGGCCACAACGTGGGCCCCGGGGGGACGGCTCCGGCGAGTACCGGGGAGAGGGAGTGCCCCATGTGCCGGCGCGTGGGCCCCTACGTGCCCCTGTGGCTTGGCTGCGAGGGCGGGCTGTACCTGGACGCTGGGCCACCGACACACGCCTTCTGCCCCTGCGGCCACGTGTGCTCTGAAAAAACTGTGGCGGGCTGGAGCCAAATCCCGCTGCCGCACGGAACTCACGCCTTCCACGCCGCATGCCCCTTCTGCGGCACCTGGCTGACTGGCGAGCAGGGGCACATCAAACTCATCTTTCAGGGGCCCGTCGACTGAGGCTGGAGCTGAGTGGCTGAGATAGGGGGCAGGGTAGAGGGAAGGTGGACTGGGGAAATGTCTAAAAGGACTGTCTATAAGGAAAAGTGAAGGGACAAGAATAGCAAAGACTGTCGAAATGACGATGGACTGAACTGAAGAAAAGAGGCAAACGTGATGGAAGTAGATGATGCATAAATGGCATTTGAGTTGtatttggggaagatataaataAAAGGTGTTGAAATGAATACGTGACTAGTGTTTGGTGATCTTTGGAATACTGATTGTAGGTAAAAAAGCGTGTCATCCGACGCATAGTTTCATCATTAGATGTGATTTCAATATTTGAAAATGTGAAATTCAGGGTGAACTGGTTACTGTTTCAGTTAATCCAGATGAATCAGATCTCATGATAAAACCATCCATTGTATCATTGTGTTTATAGATCTAAAACAAGTGATGGGTTTTGAGCACTTGATTCCCCATTgactccatgttagagctagatCTGCAAACTGTTTCTATCCGGTGATTGACTCCTTAGATCGGATTCATCTTAATTCCTACACCAGGTCTAACCAAAAACAGTTAATTGATGGCGTGATTGCCATCCACTTGAGGAAACCTATCCAGTGAGGTCTGATTTTAACCTTTGTCAGggtccagctctctgtctcccctgagGAGCGTCTGGTACCCAGCTCCCAGTCTGCAGCGCCGCCACCAACGCTATAAATAACTCACTCAAGGTCACCAGCGCCCCACCACCACAGGGCCacgacaggagaagagagggatggatggagggtggggggagggaggacGAAGGACAATGGGTCAGTTTAGTAATGAGATTCCACATACTGTAGGTCAGGTCAATGAGCACATCACACTCTCAAAATCAGTCCAAATTGCATTGGAATTATTTTAAATAATGGCCTAATTCTAAGCCTGAAATGCTATATATTTAGACCAATGTCGGAGTGAAAATTATGTATTTGCCATATATCACACAATCATACAGTAGCGCCATTAAATTCAAATTACAATATGAATTTTTTTGTACACATGTTCCCGCAATTCTCCATTGTAATGACTTCTAGCTTTATCATTATGTGATGCAAATAGCGCTGGAATGCGATTAGCTGGTATGTTTTTGCTGAGAGGGTCTTCTTACTGCAGACACTGTGCCGACTGCAGCAGTAGTCCTAAGAGGGATGTCTGCAGTACTTTATATTAGACTGAATAAAAAAAAGAGCCAGCATTTCCCTGCCCACAGCACAAAACACTCCTCCCCAGCAATATGTGAATTATTCCATTTGAAACATCTCCATATTGAACGCATTCCTTCATACTCATGCGGTGTCAGAGTAGAGTACACCTTTAGATGAGAAGCTGCCTGGGTCTTCTTCAGTCTgactgtttattttatttatttgtgtgtgtgtgtggatgatacAAGTCAAGGACAAAGTAGAGATGACAGGCAGGCTACGAGGCAGATACTGGATGTGTTCAGGGTACTGAGCGACCACATGCAGAGGAGACGCACTAGCTGACATGGACTTGTACGTATAAAcacgcacacattcacacacctaACAACGCCGGCGCACTGATAATACACAGTACATGGGGTAAAATAAAGGGACAGTTCATCCATGTTGACATtgatctttttttatttattatatatgtatttataatatgtacagaaaaaaaaacatgatgAAAATCAGCAGTGAGACAGAGCACCAAAGTGGACAAGCGAAAAACAGAAAAGAAAAAAGTACCGACGACCAGGAGAGGACCTGCATGATGCTCGGTATTAAAGAACAGCACGTGCTCCTTTATTAAGCCATGGAAGAGCAACAAAGTAGTGTGAAAATGACATGGGGGAAAAAACATTCTAGGGATTCTAGCAAGATTCTAGTTCCGTCATAATCACATTCATGAGCAAGCTCCCAACCAGAGCCCGCCCCTAACTCCACACCCCATGTGTTGTACCACCCACATTTCCTAAACCCCTCCCTCTTATCCTTCGACGGACACAATATTACCACAGTATATTTTCAATTCATATATTAAAAGCAGTGGAATATGAAGACGTCTTGGAAGGAAAAAGCACATTCAGAACAAATCAAAAAGGAGACTCACGCTGTTAATGGCGTGAAATGTCCATTTTACGGCCATTTTAGCATGTCCGTGTGACCAAGTGTGCGCGTGTCTGTTTGTGGAGTTTCAAACAATCGTTTCATTCGCAGAAGGGCTCATGTAAGATTCGAGGGAAAAGCCAGTGTTCAGAGAGCAGGAATGTTACACACACAAACCCCAACTccgtctccacccccccccccccccccctccatactACTGTTCCCTCCCTTCCTACCAGTGACAGTCAGCTGAATACTACCAGATTCTCAAATTCATCACACCAAACTGCCTAAGCATAAAACGAGCCAGCACAATCCAGTTCGGTTGAGTCTTGCATTGTGTCACAGGGTATAGCCTAGTTTTCCCACCCTATCTGTAAGGGCTCCACTAAAAATACAAGTGCTAAGATGGCTACAGTATCTACTACCCTACATATAAAAAAGAGAGTCACACCTTCTCTAAACCTGCTGTTCACACTTAATGAGATACTGCATTCTGCCCTACTATCACTCTTCTAGACATGAATGCCATAGGCTGGTTGGTAGCCATATGCTGCGGACAGCAAGAGCTCACTAACTCATCGGTATTAATTGGACATCACAGTTTGTAGAGGCTGAAATTGCACTTTGCAATTGCATGGGGAATGCATAGCATACCTCACTACCTGGAGCTCTGAGCCCGGAGGACAAGGCCGTGCCACCTTAAGTGCTGAGGAATTGCAAGTCTCTCTCGAAGACCAACGCGGGAACACCAGGAATGCTCCCAAAGTCCAAGCGAGATTCCGTTATCAATGATAAGTAGTTGGAACCGGTCACAAAGAACATTGTTGGATTGGTTGAGGTTGAATAAATGGACTGGCTTTTACAAGGAGGTTGATGGGAGTTCATACCCGGTCTGCATGGCAAGACCAGTCAGTCCCTCTTAACCCCTCAAGCACAGTAGAACACTTCAACCCAATGAACCAGAACCTAGGACCGTGACCATGCTCTATGAGCGTAACATGACCATGATGACGTAACAT
Above is a genomic segment from Salvelinus fontinalis isolate EN_2023a chromosome 36, ASM2944872v1, whole genome shotgun sequence containing:
- the LOC129835079 gene encoding E3 ubiquitin-protein ligase pellino homolog 1-like isoform X2, with product MVLEGSSEALCPPPSLELRPSCNKSQPSPPLGSCSTPHDGLFPGDKEPVKYGELIVLGHNGSLANGDKGRRRSRLALYKRPKANGVKPDVIHNVSTPLVSKALSNKSQHSISYTLSRSHSVIVEYTHDTNTDMFQIGRSTESMIDFVVTDTAGSSTSGGGGGWQVQGAAGEGVGGGGQSAQSTISRYACRIMCERSAPYTARIYAAGFDSSKNIFLGERAAKWRTSDGLMDGLTTNGVLVMHPAGDFVSEPAPGVWREISVCGNVFALRETRSAQQRGKLVENESNTLQDGSLIDLCGATLLWRTPTGLRRTPTLKQLESLRQELNAARPQCPVGFNTLAFPSLARREIVDKKQPWVYVNCGHVHGYHNWGYRKDKGHNVGPGGTAPASTGERECPMCRRVGPYVPLWLGCEGGLYLDAGPPTHAFCPCGHVCSEKTVAGWSQIPLPHGTHAFHAACPFCGTWLTGEQGHIKLIFQGPVD
- the LOC129835079 gene encoding E3 ubiquitin-protein ligase pellino homolog 1-like isoform X1, encoding MVLEGSSEALCPPPSLELRPSCNKSQPSPPLGSCSTPHDGLFPGDKEPVKYGELIVLGHNGSLANGDKGRRRSRLALYKRPKANGVKPDVIHNVSTPLVSKHRQALSNKSQHSISYTLSRSHSVIVEYTHDTNTDMFQIGRSTESMIDFVVTDTAGSSTSGGGGGWQVQGAAGEGVGGGGQSAQSTISRYACRIMCERSAPYTARIYAAGFDSSKNIFLGERAAKWRTSDGLMDGLTTNGVLVMHPAGDFVSEPAPGVWREISVCGNVFALRETRSAQQRGKLVENESNTLQDGSLIDLCGATLLWRTPTGLRRTPTLKQLESLRQELNAARPQCPVGFNTLAFPSLARREIVDKKQPWVYVNCGHVHGYHNWGYRKDKGHNVGPGGTAPASTGERECPMCRRVGPYVPLWLGCEGGLYLDAGPPTHAFCPCGHVCSEKTVAGWSQIPLPHGTHAFHAACPFCGTWLTGEQGHIKLIFQGPVD